A portion of the Kribbella jejuensis genome contains these proteins:
- a CDS encoding ABC transporter ATP-binding protein, translating to MNVLTVRGLSVSVRDTTLVSDVDLTVGAGERVGLIGESGSGKSLTALSILGLLPEDVRAGGSVRLDGVDHELVGADERRMSRVRGREIAMVFQEPMTALNPTMRIGDQLVEAMLIHKTLAKPAARTAAAELLERVQLPVESLRAYPHQLSGGMRQRVVLALALANDPALLICDEPTTALDVTVQALVLDLIVRGVVDRSSALLFITHDLAVVATVCERVLVMYGGRVVEAGPVAEVFTRPRHRYTEGLLAASDLDTTSRRLTTIPGNVPPAGKFPSGCVFRTRCAHATALCEETPPWSGSEARGFACHHPAGGEDA from the coding sequence ATGAATGTACTCACGGTGCGCGGGTTGTCGGTGTCGGTGCGGGACACGACGCTGGTGTCGGACGTGGATCTGACGGTCGGGGCGGGGGAGCGGGTCGGGCTGATCGGGGAGTCGGGGTCGGGTAAGTCGTTGACCGCGTTGAGCATTCTCGGACTGCTGCCGGAGGACGTCCGGGCGGGCGGGTCGGTACGGCTCGACGGTGTCGACCACGAGCTGGTCGGCGCGGACGAACGGCGGATGTCGCGGGTCCGCGGGCGCGAGATCGCGATGGTGTTCCAGGAGCCGATGACCGCGCTGAACCCGACGATGCGGATCGGTGATCAGCTCGTCGAGGCGATGCTGATCCACAAGACGCTGGCCAAACCAGCGGCTCGCACGGCGGCGGCCGAACTGTTGGAACGGGTGCAGTTGCCGGTGGAGTCGCTTCGGGCGTATCCACATCAGCTGTCCGGTGGCATGAGGCAACGAGTCGTACTGGCGCTTGCCCTGGCCAACGATCCCGCGCTGCTGATCTGCGACGAGCCGACGACCGCGCTCGACGTCACCGTCCAGGCGCTCGTCCTCGACCTGATCGTCCGCGGTGTCGTGGACCGCTCGTCCGCATTGCTCTTCATCACCCACGACCTCGCCGTCGTCGCGACGGTGTGCGAACGCGTGCTTGTCATGTACGGCGGACGTGTCGTGGAGGCGGGTCCTGTCGCTGAGGTATTCACCCGGCCGCGTCACCGGTACACCGAAGGTCTGCTCGCGGCCTCGGACCTGGACACGACCTCACGCCGGCTCACCACCATCCCGGGCAACGTGCCGCCGGCCGGCAAGTTCCCGTCCGGTTGCGTCTTCCGGACCCGCTGCGCACACGCAACCGCCCTCTGCGAAGAGACACCGCCATGGTCAGGCTCAGAAGCCCGCGGCTTCGCCTGCCACCACCCGGCCGGAGGCGAGGATGCCTGA
- a CDS encoding ABC transporter permease — MSRRNPSLIAGAVIVGVIVLMALISFVWTPYDATLVTPASRLLKPSWSHWFGTDKFGRDILSQIMVGSRTTLFVGVVAVGVAAVIGVPLGILAAMTRRWASELVMRANDLLLAFPALLLAIMFGAVFGASTLTAMVAIGIASVPSFARVIRSGALQVMRTEYVLAARAAGRRPWPIAVRHVLPNVTSLITVQASVSFAIAVLAEAALSFLGYGTPPPTPSWGRMLQESQEFLFSAPRLAIFPGVAIAIAVLGFNLLGDGLRDRFDPKLEDRR, encoded by the coding sequence ATGAGCCGCCGTAACCCGAGTCTGATCGCCGGAGCCGTGATCGTCGGCGTGATCGTGCTGATGGCGCTGATCTCCTTCGTCTGGACGCCGTACGATGCGACGCTCGTCACCCCGGCGTCGCGGCTGCTCAAACCGTCCTGGTCGCACTGGTTCGGCACCGACAAGTTCGGTCGCGACATCCTCAGCCAGATCATGGTCGGCTCCCGGACCACGCTGTTCGTCGGCGTCGTCGCGGTCGGCGTGGCCGCGGTGATCGGCGTACCGCTCGGGATCCTCGCGGCGATGACGCGGCGGTGGGCTTCAGAACTCGTCATGCGCGCCAACGACCTGCTGCTCGCGTTCCCGGCGTTGCTGCTGGCCATCATGTTCGGTGCGGTGTTCGGCGCCAGCACGCTGACCGCGATGGTTGCCATCGGCATCGCTTCGGTCCCGAGCTTCGCGCGGGTGATCCGGAGCGGGGCGCTGCAGGTGATGCGGACCGAGTACGTGCTCGCGGCCCGTGCGGCGGGGCGCCGGCCGTGGCCGATCGCCGTACGGCACGTGCTGCCGAACGTGACGAGTCTGATCACCGTCCAGGCGTCGGTGTCGTTCGCGATCGCAGTACTGGCCGAGGCGGCGCTCTCGTTCCTCGGGTACGGCACGCCGCCGCCGACGCCGTCGTGGGGGCGGATGCTGCAGGAGAGTCAGGAGTTCCTGTTCAGCGCGCCGCGGCTGGCGATCTTCCCCGGCGTCGCGATCGCGATCGCGGTCCTCGGGTTCAACCTGTTGGGCGACGGTCTGCGCGACCGGTTCGATCCGAAATTGGAGGACCGGCGATGA
- a CDS encoding ATP-binding cassette domain-containing protein: MPEQVPTTCELESPTAIQVVDVVRDYPRPRTSLVRPAPVVHALRGVSFEVKQGERFGIVGESGCGKSTLLRIIAALDRATSGQVIVEGTDITHLSERRLRPLRENLQLVFQDPMSSLDPRMRVRDIIAEPLVVQGHPASGQRVRELLEAVGLSADAGDRYPHQFSGGQRQRISIARALAPRPRILIADEPVSALDVSVRAQVLNLISDLVDELDLTLVFVSHDLSVVKHVCDRVTVMHAGQIVETGYTGDVYAAPQHPYTQRLVSAIPTLQRALSGATTADLLTGPTTDELLPGAITADPLAEPPARDPLAEQPWKGEPR, from the coding sequence ATGCCTGAGCAGGTCCCGACGACGTGTGAACTGGAATCACCGACCGCGATCCAGGTTGTCGATGTCGTCCGCGACTACCCGCGGCCGCGGACTTCGCTGGTCAGGCCGGCTCCTGTCGTGCACGCACTGCGCGGTGTCAGCTTCGAGGTCAAGCAGGGTGAGCGGTTCGGCATCGTCGGCGAGTCCGGCTGCGGCAAGTCCACCCTGCTGCGCATCATCGCGGCCCTCGACCGCGCCACCTCCGGCCAAGTGATCGTCGAAGGCACCGACATCACCCACCTCTCGGAGCGCCGCCTGCGCCCGCTCCGCGAGAACCTGCAGCTCGTCTTCCAGGACCCGATGAGCTCGCTCGACCCACGGATGCGGGTCCGCGACATCATCGCCGAACCCCTCGTAGTACAAGGCCATCCGGCTTCGGGTCAGCGCGTCCGCGAACTCCTCGAAGCCGTCGGCCTGTCCGCCGACGCGGGCGACCGCTACCCGCACCAGTTCTCCGGCGGCCAACGCCAACGCATCTCGATCGCCCGCGCGCTCGCCCCGCGGCCGCGGATCCTGATCGCCGACGAACCGGTCAGCGCCCTCGACGTCTCCGTCCGCGCCCAGGTGCTGAACCTGATCTCCGATCTGGTCGACGAACTCGACCTCACGCTGGTGTTCGTCTCGCACGACCTGTCCGTCGTCAAACACGTCTGCGACCGGGTCACCGTGATGCACGCCGGCCAGATCGTCGAGACCGGCTACACCGGCGACGTGTACGCCGCTCCGCAGCACCCGTACACGCAGCGCCTGGTGTCGGCGATCCCGACCCTGCAGCGCGCATTGTCCGGGGCAACCACCGCGGATCTGCTCACCGGCCCGACGACCGACGAACTGTTGCCGGGGGCAATCACGGCGGACCCGCTCGCGGAGCCGCCGGCCCGGGACCCGCTGGCCGAGCAACCCTGGAAGGGAGAACCGCGATGA
- a CDS encoding aldehyde dehydrogenase family protein, whose translation MKFPAGLPIGESWIEAPSTAPVIFPYDGTPVADAPVGDVAIARTALDSALAVRETVGRLPSYLRRKVLQDVHSAMLAERDAFVDLLVLETGKPLVDCRVEIDRTLLTLETSAEEVARLHGETVPLDLLPSGEGLQGFWVRKPIGVVIGITGFNYPLLLAAHKIAPAFAAGCPIIVKPAPQTPLATLWLAHLMRSALADAGVPSSALQVVTGGPEVGATLTTDPRIGAVSFTGSAAVGHRIARDAAPTKVLLELGSNSALVVAADADLDAAADAIVRGGYYASGQACISVQRVIAVESVREPLLEKLGARLPEVVVGDPRDPETRVSALINPASTDRVRQWVGDAVHAGGSIAYEAPGDVLGPIVLTDVPDGLQAWDEEIFGPVIAVRSVPDVDSALRAVNDTRYGLHASVFTSSLDTAFAAIDRLDVGGVVINDVPGFRSDVMPYGGVKDSGTGREGPRFAIEELTTTRMAIIRPRP comes from the coding sequence ATGAAGTTTCCAGCCGGTCTGCCGATCGGTGAGTCCTGGATCGAGGCACCGTCGACCGCCCCGGTGATCTTCCCGTACGACGGTACGCCGGTCGCCGACGCACCGGTCGGGGACGTCGCGATCGCGCGCACGGCCCTCGACAGCGCGCTCGCCGTACGGGAAACGGTCGGACGGCTCCCGTCGTACCTGCGCCGGAAAGTCCTGCAGGACGTGCATTCGGCGATGCTGGCCGAGCGGGACGCGTTCGTCGACCTGCTGGTGCTGGAGACCGGGAAGCCGCTGGTCGACTGCCGGGTGGAGATCGATCGCACGCTGCTCACGCTGGAGACGTCGGCGGAGGAGGTCGCGCGGCTGCACGGCGAGACCGTGCCACTCGACCTGCTGCCCAGTGGAGAAGGCCTGCAGGGGTTCTGGGTTCGGAAGCCGATCGGCGTGGTCATCGGGATCACCGGGTTCAACTATCCGTTGTTGCTTGCGGCCCATAAGATCGCACCGGCGTTCGCGGCCGGTTGCCCGATCATCGTGAAGCCGGCGCCGCAGACACCGCTTGCGACGCTGTGGCTCGCGCATCTGATGCGGTCGGCACTGGCTGATGCGGGCGTGCCCTCGAGTGCGTTGCAGGTCGTCACGGGCGGGCCGGAGGTGGGCGCGACGCTGACCACCGACCCGCGGATCGGCGCGGTGTCGTTCACGGGGTCGGCTGCCGTCGGGCACCGGATCGCGCGGGACGCGGCGCCGACGAAGGTACTGCTCGAGCTCGGCTCCAACTCGGCGCTGGTCGTTGCCGCCGACGCCGATCTGGACGCGGCCGCGGACGCGATCGTGCGCGGCGGGTACTACGCGTCAGGTCAGGCGTGCATCTCGGTGCAGCGGGTGATCGCCGTCGAATCCGTGCGGGAGCCGCTGCTGGAGAAGCTGGGTGCGCGGCTTCCCGAGGTGGTCGTCGGCGATCCGCGGGATCCGGAAACGCGGGTGTCCGCGTTGATCAACCCGGCGTCGACGGATCGGGTCCGGCAGTGGGTCGGGGATGCGGTGCATGCGGGCGGTTCGATCGCGTACGAGGCGCCGGGTGACGTACTCGGGCCGATCGTGCTGACCGACGTGCCCGATGGTCTGCAGGCGTGGGACGAGGAGATCTTCGGGCCGGTGATCGCGGTCCGGTCGGTGCCGGATGTGGACAGTGCGCTGCGGGCCGTGAACGACACGCGGTACGGGCTGCATGCGAGCGTGTTCACGTCGTCGCTCGACACCGCGTTCGCCGCGATCGACCGGCTGGACGTCGGGGGAGTGGTGATCAACGACGTTCCCGGGTTCCGCTCGGACGTGATGCCGTACGGCGGCGTGAAGGACTCCGGTACCGGCCGGGAGGGCCCGCGCTTCGCGATCGAGGAACTGACCACGACCCGGATGGCGATCATCCGCCCGCGGCCATGA
- a CDS encoding amidase, producing MSLADLTATELLAKYRDGSLSPVEVIADVLDRVSALEPQLCALYALDPDGARAAAHESEQRWRNGTAGALDGVPVTVKENIATRGTPVPQGTAATMLVPAAEDAPAAARLRAAGAVIFSKTTMPEYGMLSSGVSTFHRLTRNPWDVSKTAGGSSAGAAAAAAAGYGPIHVGTDIGGSIRLPAGWCGLVGLKPTHGRIAVGTPYAGRAIGPLARTADDAALALTVMQGYDPRDHTSIPPASDVFDVQLKGLRVALLLDAGVGLPVDPEITAAVSSTASVLEQAGAIIDPIPPVITREMLDGLDRFWRIRSATDIAALPEERRAKVLPQIRQWVATAADLTASDVFHGYTQMSAMASAVTEVFKHYDVILSPVAPITAFPAELAYPTDDPAKPFEHIAFTVPYNMSHHPATTVNAGYSTAGLPIGAQLAVPHHQDLQALALAAYLQSRSARQPWPTLA from the coding sequence ATGAGTCTCGCCGACCTGACCGCAACCGAGCTGCTGGCGAAGTACCGCGACGGCTCGCTGTCACCCGTCGAGGTCATTGCCGATGTCCTCGATCGGGTGTCCGCTCTCGAACCACAGCTCTGTGCGCTCTACGCATTGGACCCGGACGGCGCCCGCGCGGCGGCACACGAGTCGGAGCAGCGGTGGCGGAACGGTACCGCTGGCGCGCTCGACGGCGTACCGGTCACGGTCAAGGAGAACATCGCGACGCGCGGAACGCCCGTACCGCAAGGAACTGCGGCGACCATGCTCGTCCCGGCCGCGGAAGACGCACCCGCGGCGGCACGGTTGCGGGCCGCCGGTGCGGTGATCTTCAGCAAGACGACGATGCCGGAGTACGGGATGTTGTCGTCCGGGGTGTCGACGTTCCACCGGTTGACGCGCAACCCGTGGGACGTGTCGAAGACGGCCGGCGGTTCGAGCGCGGGCGCGGCGGCTGCGGCGGCGGCCGGGTACGGGCCGATCCACGTCGGCACGGACATCGGCGGATCGATCCGCTTGCCCGCCGGGTGGTGCGGCCTGGTCGGCCTCAAACCTACCCACGGCCGGATCGCCGTCGGAACTCCGTACGCCGGCCGCGCGATCGGCCCACTGGCCCGTACGGCGGACGACGCGGCGCTGGCGTTGACGGTGATGCAGGGCTACGACCCGCGTGACCACACCTCGATCCCACCGGCGTCGGACGTGTTCGACGTACAACTGAAAGGCCTGCGCGTCGCGCTGCTCCTCGACGCCGGCGTGGGCCTTCCGGTGGACCCCGAGATCACCGCCGCCGTCTCGTCCACCGCCTCCGTACTCGAACAAGCAGGCGCGATCATCGACCCGATCCCGCCCGTCATCACGCGCGAAATGCTCGACGGTCTCGACCGCTTCTGGCGCATCCGCTCCGCCACCGACATCGCCGCACTCCCCGAGGAACGCCGAGCCAAGGTCCTACCCCAGATCCGCCAATGGGTCGCCACCGCCGCCGACCTGACCGCCTCGGACGTCTTCCACGGCTACACCCAGATGTCCGCCATGGCGTCCGCTGTCACCGAGGTCTTCAAGCATTACGACGTGATCCTGTCACCCGTAGCCCCCATCACAGCCTTCCCCGCCGAACTCGCCTACCCCACCGACGACCCGGCAAAGCCCTTCGAACACATAGCCTTCACCGTCCCCTACAACATGTCCCACCACCCCGCCACCACCGTCAACGCCGGCTACTCGACAGCAGGCCTACCCATCGGCGCCCAACTAGCCGTCCCCCACCACCAGGACCTGCAGGCACTAGCCCTGGCCGCCTACCTACAATCCCGCTCGGCCCGGCAACCGTGGCCCACGCTTGCGTAG
- a CDS encoding SDR family NAD(P)-dependent oxidoreductase, translated as MDYTNLFRLDGKHALVVGAGSGIGRESARALAAHGARVTCADRDLIAAQETAADAVGEMTAYELDVLDDVAIERAVADLDRVDVLVFTAATNVRKRILDYTGDEFDRVVSLNLRASFQLIRAFGRGMAERGSGSIIGFSSIRGTTVEPGQSVYAATKAGLVQLLRTAAAELGPSGVRANAIAPGVVETPLTAQIKADPAWYDAYAQKGALGRWARPDELAGAVVYLASDAASFVTGSILAVDGGWTAVDGRFEPPN; from the coding sequence ATGGACTATACGAACCTCTTCCGCCTGGACGGCAAACACGCGCTGGTGGTCGGCGCCGGCAGCGGTATCGGCCGCGAGAGCGCCCGGGCGCTGGCCGCGCACGGTGCACGTGTGACCTGCGCGGACCGCGACCTGATAGCCGCGCAGGAAACAGCCGCCGATGCCGTCGGTGAGATGACGGCGTACGAATTGGATGTGCTCGACGACGTGGCGATCGAGCGGGCTGTTGCCGACCTGGATCGTGTTGACGTGTTGGTGTTCACGGCGGCAACGAACGTGCGGAAGCGAATCCTCGACTACACCGGCGACGAGTTCGACCGGGTGGTGTCGCTCAACCTGCGGGCCTCCTTCCAGTTGATCCGTGCGTTCGGACGCGGCATGGCGGAGCGCGGGAGCGGCAGCATCATCGGGTTCAGCTCGATCCGTGGTACGACGGTCGAGCCGGGCCAATCGGTGTACGCGGCAACAAAAGCCGGTCTCGTCCAACTGCTGCGGACCGCAGCCGCCGAGCTCGGCCCGTCCGGCGTCCGCGCGAACGCGATCGCTCCAGGCGTCGTCGAAACCCCGCTGACCGCTCAGATCAAGGCCGATCCAGCCTGGTACGACGCCTACGCACAGAAGGGCGCCCTCGGCCGCTGGGCCCGCCCGGACGAACTCGCCGGCGCGGTCGTCTACCTCGCCTCGGACGCGGCGAGCTTCGTGACCGGGAGCATCCTCGCGGTCGACGGCGGCTGGACCGCGGTCGACGGCCGCTTCGAACCACCGAACTGA
- a CDS encoding ABC transporter permease yields the protein MILRLIERTAVFLVSLAVSTVLVFAFMAILPGDPARVALGVNASDQAVAELRRQFGLDRPLPTQYFDWVGGLLRGDLGTSYVSKVAIGPQVFDRLQVTLWLVVAGMIIALLVAAPAGTVMAARHRQVSGLALSAVSQLGVAIPAFLAGILLIVVFAVKLGWLPANGWTPPAQDPAMFLKQLILPALSLGLVQGAVLTRYVRSAVLDVLREDYLRTARAKGLRPFQALWKHGLRNAAVPVVTVLGLQLATLLIGAVVVERVFVIPGLGSLLLDGVSNRDLLLVQDVVMVLVLAVLLVNFLVDVLYVALDPRLRTAS from the coding sequence ATGATTCTCCGCCTGATCGAGCGCACCGCCGTGTTCTTGGTCAGCCTCGCGGTGAGCACGGTGCTGGTCTTCGCGTTCATGGCGATCCTGCCCGGCGACCCGGCCCGGGTCGCGCTCGGCGTGAACGCCTCCGACCAGGCGGTGGCCGAACTGCGGCGGCAGTTCGGCCTCGACCGCCCGCTGCCGACGCAGTACTTCGACTGGGTCGGCGGACTGCTGCGCGGCGACCTCGGAACGTCGTACGTTTCGAAGGTCGCGATCGGGCCGCAGGTGTTCGACCGGCTGCAGGTCACGCTCTGGCTGGTCGTCGCGGGCATGATCATCGCGCTGCTCGTCGCCGCACCGGCCGGCACGGTGATGGCGGCACGCCACCGTCAGGTCTCCGGGCTGGCGCTGTCAGCGGTCTCGCAGCTCGGGGTCGCGATTCCCGCGTTCCTGGCCGGCATCCTGCTGATCGTGGTGTTCGCGGTCAAACTCGGCTGGCTCCCCGCGAACGGCTGGACCCCACCCGCGCAGGACCCCGCCATGTTCCTCAAACAACTGATCCTCCCCGCCCTGTCGCTGGGCCTGGTGCAAGGCGCCGTCCTCACCCGCTACGTCCGCAGCGCCGTCCTGGACGTACTCCGCGAGGACTACCTCCGCACCGCCCGCGCCAAAGGCCTACGGCCGTTCCAGGCCCTCTGGAAACACGGCTTGCGCAACGCCGCTGTGCCGGTGGTCACGGTGTTGGGGTTGCAGTTGGCCACGCTGCTGATCGGAGCGGTCGTCGTGGAGCGCGTCTTCGTGATCCCCGGCCTGGGCAGCCTGCTCCTCGACGGCGTCTCCAACCGGGACCTCCTACTGGTCCAAGACGTAGTCATGGTCCTGGTGCTGGCCGTCCTCCTGGTCAACTTCCTGGTCGACGTCCTGTACGTCGCCCTGGACCCGCGCCTGAGGACAGCGTCATGA